The DNA window GAGAAATTGTGAACTTGATGACCAAACAATTGGTTGATCGTTTGAAAGAACAGGATATCGATTTGGAGTTAACAGATGCAGCGCTTGAAAAAGTAGCGAACGAAGGATATGACCCAGAATACGGGGCGCGTCCACTACGTCGTTCCCTTCAAAAACACGTCGAAGATCGTTTGTCAGAAGAGCTATTAAAAGGTACGGCTCTGTCAGGTCAAAAAATTATCTTTGATGTTGAAGGCGATGAATTTATCGTTCGAACAAATAAGCCGGAAAAAGTAAAAGAAATCGCAATCGAAAAACAATAAGAACATGCCGCTCTCCGGAGTTATTTTCCGGTGAGCGGTTTTTCTATTTAAGGAGGTACACATGGCTAAGAAAAAAACCAAATTTATTTGTCAGTCGTGTGGCTATGAATCGGCCAGATGGATGGGGAAATGTCCAGGTTGCGCATCATGGAATACCATGACAGAAGAGGTTGAAGTTCAAGCTCCTAAAGGGACGCGTGGTGCTTTTCAACATAGTGCAGCTGTTCCACAAAAAGCGACGCCGATTAATGCCATTGAAACACAAGACGAACCACGAGTAGAAACGGAACTAAGTGAATTAAACCGTGTACTTGGCGGGGGAATTGTGCCAGGGTCACTCGTGCTTATTGGGGGAGACCCAGGTATCGGGAAATCGACATTGCTGTTACAAGTTTCAGCGATGCTTGCAAATAGTGGAAACCGGGTATTATATATTTCCGGAGAAGAATCAATTCGCCAAACAAAATTGCGTGCAGAGCGTTTAGACGCATCGTCATCAGAGTTATTTATTTATGCTGAAACGAACTTAGAGTTAATTCACCATACGATAGAAGAGGTAGCACCTGACTTTGTCATTGTCGACTCTATACAAACTGTTCATCACCCGGAAGTAACTTCAGCACCAGGTAGTGTGACGCAAGTAAGAGAAAGTACGGCAGAATTAATGCGAATCGCCAAGACAAAAAATATTGCGATTTTCTTAGTTGGGCACGTAACAAAAGAAGGACAAATTGCAGGGCCTCGAATTTTAGAGCATATGGTAGATACGGTATTGTATTTTGAGGGCGAACGTCATCACACATACCGCATTTTACGCAGTGTGAAAAACCGGTTTGGTTCTACCAATGAAATCGCCATTTTTGAGATGCTTCAAGGTGGATTAAAAGAAGTGTTAAATCCATCAGAATTATTTTTACAAGAGCGATCGAGTGGCTCGGCAGGCTCAACTGTTGTTGCTTCAATGGAAGGAACAAGGCCAATTTTGGTTGAAATTCAAGCCTTAGTCACACCTTCAAGTTTTAATTATCCAAAACGGATGGCGACAGGAATCGATGTTAACCGCGTTACGCTGTTAATGGCGGTTCTAGAAAAGCGCGTAGGTATGCTTTTACAAGCGCAAGATGCTTATATCAAAGTAGCGGGTGGTGTGAAGCTTGACGAACCTGCAATTGATTTGGCAGTGTTAGCAAGCATTGTTTCAAGTTTCCGTGACAAAGCGCCAAATGTTTATGATTGTATTATTGGAGAAGTCGGATTGACTGGTGAAGTCAGACGCGTATCGCGTATCGAGCAGCGTGTTCAAGAAGCAGCGAAGTTAGGCTTTAAGCGTGCCATTATTCCGGCATCTAATTTAGGCGGCTGGGATTATCCGGAAGGAATTCGTGTAGTTGGTGTAGAAAGTGTTAACGATGCATTAAAAGAGATCTTTCCACAGTAAGGAGGCAATGTTGCCTCCTTTTATTTCTAGAAAAGTTTCTTTGGAGCGTTCTTGTTTTAAAATGTGTATAATTAAAAAAAGGAGGTGGAGCTCGTGTTAAGACCTATTATTCAAATAATGTTTTTACTTATTGGTGCGACGATTGGAATTTTATTATTACCATCAGCATTTGAACTTATTCCCCTTCTCGACAATCCGTGGATCAGTAATCCTTATGTAGCAGCTATTGTTGGTGCTCTTGTCTTTTTCTTATTGTCTTTATTATTTGTCGATTCATTGATTAACTTTATGAAATGGATGGAAGAGAAGTTATTGCGTGCCCCAACCCCAGACCTATTATTTGGAACGGTCGGGATGGTTATTGGTCTTGTAGTGGCGTTCTTAATTGGATTTGCATTGAGTACAGTTGATATTCCACTCGTAGCAACCGTAGCGCCATTAGTACTTTCTGTAGTGCTCGGTTATTTAGGATTTCAAGTTGGTTTTCAAAAGCGCGAAGAGATGTTGACGATGTTGACGCCTGCCAGATTTGTACCTACGAAAAAACAGGAAATAGAAGAACCGATTGAAAAAACGTCTTATAAATTGCTCGATACGAGTGTGATTATCGATGGTCGAATTGCGGATATTTCTGCAACTGGCTTTATGGAAGGTACATTTGTTGTGCCTCAATTTGTTTTGTCTGAACTGCAACATATTGCGGATTCGTCAGATACATTGAAAAGAACACGTGGTAGACGCGGGTTAGATATTTTGAAACGTCTTCAAAGTGAACGTGTTGATGCGATTATGATTACGGAAGAAAGTTTTGATGAAGTGAGCGAAGTCGATTTGAAATTGATGCGCGCTGCGAAAAAAATGGGCGGCAAAGTAGTAACCAATGATTTTAATCTCAATAAAGTATGTGAACTTCACAATGTTCCTGTATTGAACATTAATGATTTAGCTAATGCTGTAAAACCTGTCGTTATTCCAGGAGAAGATATGCACGTCGTGGTCATTAAAGACGGCAAAGAGCAAAATCAAGGTGTTGCTTATTTAGATGATGGAACGATGATTGTTATTGAAGGTGGCAAAGGATTTATCGGCCAGGCCATCAACGTTACAGTAACGAGTGTGTTGCAGACTTCTGCAGGCAGAATGATCTTCGCGAAACCGCGTGAAAGTAAATAACGTGCAACATATGATAAGGATGTTTTTTTATGAATTATACAGTCGTCTTACCTGCTGCTGGCAGTGGGAAACGAATGAAAGCTGATAAAAATAAATTATTACTCGAACTTTTTAATAAGCCTATTTTTCTTTATACATTAGAAGTTTTTCAACAAGATCCAAATTGTAATGCAATTTGGTTGGCGGTAAAAGAGCAAGAACAAGAGTTGATTGAAGGATATGTGAAACGCTATAACATCACAAAAGTTCAAGGGTACGCTACAGGGGGAGCAGAGCGGCAAGATAGTGTAAGAGCCTGTCTTGAAGCGATTCCACCTTGTGGCGTTGTTTTAGTTCATGATGCGGCGCGGCCTTTTATTGACCAAGCCGTCATAGCTGATTTAGTAGATACAGCGCAAACAACAGGAGCGGCAATAGCGGCTGTTCCGGTGAAAGATACGATTAAAAAAGCAGAAAACGGCATCATTTCAGAAACAGTAGACCGCAATCAATTGTGGATGATTCAAACGCCGCAAGCCTTTCGTTATGCGTTAATTTTAGAAGCAGCACAAAAAGCCCATCAAGACGGGTTTATGGGGACAGATGAAGCAATGCTTGTTGAGCGCTTAAATTACCCTGTCGCAATTGTAGAGAGTACATATGAAAATATTAAAATGACGACACCGGATGATTTGATTTATGGAAAAGCCATTCTGGAAAGTCGCTTACAGGAGGAACAGAAATGATTCGAATTGGACAAGGATACGATGTACATCAACTAGCAGAAGGACGTCCATTTATTTTAGGTGGCGTTGAAATTGAACACGACCGGGGACTTCTTGGTCATTCAGATGCAGACGTACTGTTGCATACCATCACAGATGCGGCACTGGGCGCAATTTGTGGAGGCGATATCGGTAAGCATTTTCCAGACACAGACCCGGAATTTAAAAATGCTGATTCGCGCAAGTTATTAACGCATATTTGGCAATACGTAAAAGAACAAGGTTACGAGCTCGGTAATGTGGATTGTACAGTGATTGCGCAAAAGCCAAAATTGGCTCCTTATATTGAACAAATGCGTGAATCGATTGCGAACTTGCTTGAAGCAGATATTTCACAAGTCAATGTTAAAGCCACAACTTCAGAACATCTTGGATTTGTTGGACGTGAAGAAGGAATTGCTGCACTTGCAGTAATCTTATTGACGAAGCATCCAGTTTCTCTTGATGTTCCAGAGTGATAGAATAGTAGAAGGATAAACGATATTTTAGGAGGAAATAAAATGACACAAGAAGTTCGCGTACGTTACGCACCAAGCCCGACAGGCCATTTGCATATCGGGGGCGCTCGTACAGCTTTATTTAACTATTTATTTGCGCGTCACAATAACGGGAAGTTCATCGTTCGAATTGAAGATACAGATACAGCTCGTAATATTGAGACAGGCGTTATGTCTCAACTGGATAACTTGAAATGGTTAGGCATTGAACACGATGAATCGATTGATGTTGGAGGGGAATACGGACCTTACCGTCAAATGGAGCGTTTGGATACGTATAAAAAACATTCAGACGAAATGCTTGAAAAAGGATTGGCATTTAAATGTTTCTGTACTCCTGAAGAATTAGAAGTAGAACGCGATGCACAAAAAGCAGCGGGCATTGCAGCTCCTCAATACAGCGGAACTTGCCGCAACTTAACGACTGAAGAAGTCGCTGAACGAGAAGCATCAGGTAAGACGTATAGTATTCGTGCAAAAGTTCCTACGAACGTAACTTATGAATTTAACGATTTAGTACGTGGCCCGATTTCATTTGAATCAAAAGATATTGGCGACTGGGTAATGGTTAAAACGACGGGTATTCCGACATATAATTTTGCCGTTGTTATCGATGATTATTTGATGAAGATTTCTCATGTTTTCCGCGGAGAAGAGCATTTGTCAAACACGCCAAGACAAATGATGATCTACGATGCATTTGGTTGGGATTACCCGAGCTATGGTCACATGACATTGATCATTAACGAAGACCGCAAGAAATTATCGAAACGTGACGAGTCAATTTTACAGTTTATTTCACAGTATAAAGAATTGGGTTATATTCCTGAAGCTTTGTTCAACTTCTTTGCGCTTCTTGGCTGGTCTCCAGAAGGAGAAGATGAGATCTTCTCGAAAGAAGAATTTATTCGCATTTTTGATGTAGAGCGTTTGTCTAAATCGCCATCGATGTTCGATAAGCAAAAGTTAATGTGGATGAACAACCAATACATTAAACAATTGCCGCTCGAAGAAGTTGTGAAGTTATCACTTCCTCATTTGCAAAAGGCAGGAAAATTGCCTGAAGAGATGACACCAGAACAAACAGAGTGGGCAAACAAACTTGTTGCTTTGTACCACGATCAAATGAGCTACGGTGCTGAAATTACCGAGCTATCAGAACAGTTTTTCACTGACGACTTAACATACGGCGAAGCTGAAAAAGAAGTGTTAGCTGGAGAACAAGTACCAGAAGTGATGGCTTCATTTAAAGAGCAATTAGCTGAATTAGAAAACTTTGAGCCGGCTGAAATTAAAGCAGCAATCAAAGCTGTTCAAAAAGCAACCGGTCATAAAGGTAAAAACTTATTCATGCCAATTCGTGTTGTCATTACTGGGCAAATGCACGGACCGGAACTGCCAGATGCGATTTCGTTATTAGGAAAAGACAAAGCGATTGCTCGCGTTGCACAGTATGCAAGTGCGTAACGTTGACTTATTGGGCTGACGGTGTAAAATGAATTTACTATCATTAAAACGTTGACGAGAAGAAGTACGTGCAGCAAGCTCTCTAGAGAAGATCCTCACCGGCTGAAAGGGATCTGTGCCACTGCTGCATCGAAATGCCTCTCCGAGTGCTGAGTCGAAAACAAGTAGACCAGACGTTTTGCCTGCGTTAGAGGCTTTCGAGAGAAAAGGGCGTGTTGTCCTTTTAATCAGAGTGGAACCGCGCAACTATGCGTCTCTGTCATTTACATGACAGGGGCGCTTTTTATTTTGGAACAGAAAGGAAGCGAGAAAAATGTTTAAATTACTAAAAGATGATGTTGATGTCATTTTCGAACAAGACCCAGCAGCGCGTAATTATTGGGAAGTTATCCTTACGTATTCCGGACTTCATGCCATTTGGTCGCACCGGCTGGCACATTTTTTCTTTAAAAATAAATTATTCTTTATTGCCCGCGCGATCTCGCAGATTAGTCGATTTTTCACAGGAATCGAAATTCATCCAGGTGCCGTAATTGGTCGTCGCTTTTTTATTGACCACGGCATGGGAGTTGTAATTGGGGAAACATGTGAAATCGGCGATAACGTTACGTTGTATCAAGGAGTAACATTAGGCGGCACAGGAAAAGAGCGTGGCAAACGTCACCCAACATTAGAAGATAATGTATTGGTTGCGACTGGAGCTAAAGTTTTAGGGTCTATCGTAATTGGTGCCAATTCCAAAGTTGGAGCGGGTTCAGTTGTTTTGAAAAATGTACCCGTAAACTCTACAGTAGTTGGAATTCCAGGAAAAGTGGTTATGCAAAACGGAGTCAAAGTAAAGCAAGACTTGAATCACCAAAATATGCCAGATCCTGTCATGGATAAATGCGATGGCATGGAAGCGAAAATTGCTAAGTTGCAACAAGAAATAGAACAGTTAAAAACATCAACAAAGAAAGAAGGGCGAGATTTATGAGTATCCAGATTTTTAATTCGTTGTCACGAAAAAAAGAAGCGTTTATCCCGTTAGAAGAAGGCAAAGTAAAAATGTATGTCTGCGGCCCGACTGTTTACAATTACATTCATATCGGTAACGCCCGTCCGGTTATCGTATATGATACGGTGCGCCGTCATTTGCAATACCGGGGTTATGATGTGAAATATGTCTCCAACTTTACAGATGTTGATGATAAATTGATTAAAGCAGCTAATGAACTTGGTCAAGAAGTTCCTGAAATTGCAGAGCGATTTATCGCTGCTTATTTTGAAAATACAAAAGCGCTTGGTTGTGCAGAAGCGGATGTTCATCCATTAGTAACCGATCATATGGCGCAAATTATCGAATTTATCGTAGCGTTGATCGAAAAAGGCTATGCTTATGAATCGCAAGGCGATGTTTATTACAGAACGCGTAAATTTGAAGGCTATGGCAAATTGTCTCATCAATCCGTCGACGAATTAAAAGTGGGGGCGCGAGTGGAAACGGGCGACAAAAAAGAAGATGAACTAGATTTCGTTTTATGGAAAGCTGCAAAACCAAAAGAAATTTCATGGGAAAGTCCATGGGGCAAGGGACGTCCAGGCTGGCACATTGAATGCTCAGTGATGGCACGTGAGCACTTAGGTGATACGATTGATATTCACGCAGGTGGACAAGACTTAACATTCCCGCATCACGAGAATGAAATTGCTCAATCCGAAGCGTTTACAGGAAAACCGTTTGCGCATTATTGGATGCATAATGGGTATATCAATATTGATAACGAAAAAATGTCCAAGTCATTAAATAACTTTGTGTTGGTGAATGACATATTGAAAGAACTAGATCCACAAGTACTGCGCTTCTTCATGCTGTCTGTTCATTATCGTCACCCAATTAATTACTCGCAGCAATTGGTAGAAGATGCAATAGCTGGACTCGAGCGTTTACGTACAGCTTATGCAAACTTAAAGCACCGTTTGAGTGCGTCTGCTGACTTGGGTGATCATTCGGATATTTGGGTTCATAAAATTGAAGAGATTAAGACTGCATTTATTCAAACAATGGATGACGATTTTAATACGGCCAATGCGATTTCAAGCTTGTTTGATTTGTCTCGTCTGTCGAATACGTATTTACTCGAAAAACAAACAGCGACATCAGTTTTAGAAACATTTATTGCAGTATTTGATGAATTAGCAGGTATTTTAGGATTGCCATTTAACCAACAAGAAGAATTACTGGATGAAGAAGTTGAAGCTTTGATGGCAGAGCGTATTGAAGCACGTAAAAACCGTGACTTTGCTCGTGCTGATGAAATTCGTGATTTATTCAAAGAGAAAAACATAATTTTAGAAGATACAGCGCAAGGGACACGCTGGAAGCGAGGGCAATAAATTGAATGTATTACGAAAAAATGATGTAGATCAATTAAATGCACTGGCTCTTGCTTATATGGGCGATGCGGTTTACGAACAAGCAGTACGTGAGCACTTATTGCGTTCAGGGCGTTCAAAACCAAATATTTTGCATCGTCAATCTACTACTTTTGTTTCGGCTAAAGCACAAGCAGTGGTGTTGAAGCGATTTACAGAAGAAGAATTTTTAACAGATGCGGAACTTGCGGTCATGAGGCGTGGACGCAATGCCAAGTCTGGATCTGTTCCAAAAAATACCGATGTGCAAACGTATAATTTCAGTACTGCGTTCGAAGCGGTTCTAGGTTGGTTGTATTTAAAAGAAGAGCAAGCGCGTGTAGACGAATTCATTTCTTATGCGATTGAGATTATCGAAGAGCTAGGGGGCGTATTGAAATGACAGAAGAAGAGTTGGCACCAGAAATTATTGGCGGAAAAAATCCAGTGCTTGAAGCATTAAGAGCAGACCGGGATATCAATAAAATCTGGATAGCTGAAGGCGTTCAGAAAAAAGGCATCACCGAATTATTGCAATTAGCGAAAGATAAAGGCGTCATTGTTCAATCAGTACCGAAGAAAAAAATCGATGGCTTAACAGACACCAATCACCAAGGCATTGCAGCAGCAGTGGCTGCTTATAACTACGCAAACTTGGAAGATTTGTTTGCAGCGGCGACGGCGAAAAATGAAGACCCATTTTTCTTGATCTTAGATGAATTAGAAGATCCGCATAATTTGGGATCTATCATGAGAACAGCGGATGCAATTGGCGTCCATGGGTTGATTATTCCAAAGCGCCGTGCAGTTGGTCTAACGGGTGTTGTGGCGAAAGCTTCGACGGGCGCGATTGAGCATGTGCCGGTCGTGCGTATTAATAACTTGTCACAAACTGTGGATGAGCTAAAAAAACGCGGGGTATGGATTGCCGGTACTGATGCAAAAGAATCGGTTGATTACCGAAGAATGGACGCATCATTGCCACTCGCCGTTATTATTGGCAGCGAAGGTAAAGGAATGAGTCGGATTTTACGTGAGAAATGTGATTTCTTGTATCAATTGCCGATGGTTGGGCATGTAACGTCGTTAAATGCTTCTGTAGCAGCAAGTTTATTAATGTACGAAGTTTATAGAAAGCGCAATCCATTAGGTTGATGCGATGAATATTCTGCTAGTTGATGGATACAATATCATTGGAGACTGGGTAGAACTACAAGAACTAAAAAAAGATAAATTAGCAAATGCCAGAGATCGCCTGATTGAGCGGATGGCTGAATACCGGAGCTATAAGGGATGGCGCGTCATTATTATTTTTGACGCTCATCTTGTTCCGGGTATTGAAGCCAAAAACCTACAGTACGATGTGGAAGTCATTTACACAAAAGAAAGCGAAACAGCAGATGAACGAATTGAAAAGCTGGCAACTAGTTTACATACGCGCCGCGATCAAATTTATGTAGCGACCTCAGATTTAACTGAGCAATGGGTTATTTTTGGTAAAGGTGCGTTAAGAATTTCAGCACGTGAGTTAGAAATTGAGATGGCTGAAATCCAGGAGAACATCACTAAAAAAGTAAAAGAAATCCAAGAACAGCGCGGGATTTCTAAAATACCACTGTCTGGAGAAATAGCGGAAATTTTCGAAAAATGGCGAAGAGGCTTGAAATGAACGGTTGACGCTCATTTTTTTCTTCATGTATACTGAGGATATCGAGGCTCACGCAATCGGAGGGATCACCCGTGGAAAATTATGATCAAGTTCAGACCCAACGATTCACCGACATGACAGATGAGGAACTTGTCAGTTTAGTCCACAGTGGAAACACAGAAGCACTGGATTTTTTGATAACAAAGTTCCGTCCTTTTGTACGAATGAAAGCCCGGTCGTATTTCCTGATTGGTGCTGATAAAGAAGATATTATTCAAGAAGGCATGATTGGTTTATACAAGGCGATACGGGATTTTAAGAGCGATAAATTATCTTCATTCCGTGCGTTCGCAGAATTATGCATTATCCGGCAAATCATTACCGCCATTAAAACGGCAACACGCCAAAAGCATATTCCACTGAATTCATATATTTCCTTGGACAAGCCGATTTACGATGAAGAGTCTGATCGAACGTTAATGGATGTATTAACCGGAAACGGCGTAGACGACCCGGAAGATTTAATTATTCATAATGAAGAGTTTCAGTATATGGAAGAGAAAATGGGCGAAGTACTCAGCGAGTTAGAACGAGAAGTGCTCGCGCTTTATCTTGACGGTCAATCCTATCAAGAAATCTCAGAAAAGCTTGAGCGTCATGTGAAATCGATTGATAATGCCTTGCAGCGAGTCAAGCGGAAACTAGAACGTCATTTGCAGGTTAATGAGATGCCAAGCTCTTGATGGGGCGGTTGACAGGGCTGTTTTAAGGTGATAACCTTGAAAAAGCTGTAAACTTGAATAAGGTGATAAAATGGCTAAAAAAATTGCATTAAGCTGCTCAACATGTGCATCTCGTAATTATACGGTTCCTGCGAAAGCAGAATCTAGCACACGTTTGGAACTCAAAAAATTCTGTGCTCATTGTAATGAGCATACCGTGCATAAACAAACGATATGAATTTTAACTGAATGCCGGACGATATAGAGTGATTTTGAAATTCGGAGGTTTTTAAAATAATGGGTAACATTGGCAGTTTCTTCAAAAATGTCGTTTCGGAAATGCGGAAAGTTAGCTGGCCAAAACGAAAAGAACTTACACGTTATACAATCGTTGTTCTTGCTACTTGTATTTTTATGGCTCTATTTTTCACGGTAGTCGATGCAGGTATTTCTAAATTATTCCGTTGGTTCGTAGCGCTATAAGATCGATAAGAATAATGCATAAAAAATAGCCCGTCATTCTATGAGAACGGGTTTTTTCATTTGGTAAAAAAGGAGGGATGGACGTTTAGTCCGCACGATTATGGAGAAAAATTGGTATGTAGTCCACACCTACTCAGGATATGAAAACAAAGTTAAAGCGAACTTAGAAAAGCGAGTAGAAACAATGGGTATGGAAGATCTGATCTTCCGTGTCATCATTCCTGAAGAGCAAGAAACAGATTTTAAAGACGGCAAGAAACGCACAGTTATGCGCAAAACTTTCCCGGGATATGTTTTGGTTGAGTTGATCATGACAGATGAGTCTTGGTATGTCGTTCGAAATACACCAGGTGTTACTGGATTTATCGGTTCATCAGGTGGAGGAGCAAAGCCAACACCATTGTTAGATGAAGAAGTTGAATTCATCTTGAAACAAATGGGAATGACAGAACGCAAAGTAGATATCGACTTTGCAGTTGCTGATACAGTTGAAGTAATGGAAGGGCCGTTCGCTAACTTCCAAGGGAAAGTGGAAGAAATTGATGATACAAAAGGCAAAGTTAAAGTGTCGATTGACATCTTCGGACGCGAAACCAAAATGGAACTGGATTTCGAGCAAGTTCAAAAAGTATAAAAGCCACTTGCTATTCTAAATTATTAATGGTATTATTTCATAGGTCAGACTGTCATAGGACACTCTGTACAATTTAGCTAATTCTATCAACATCGTTGACAGACAGATATTGAGTGGGAGGGGAAACCCTATTACCACATCACGGACTTAAGGAGGTGTGTTTCGTGGCTAAAAAAGTTGTTAAAGTTGTAAAATTGCAGATCCCTGCAGCAAAAGCTAACCCAGCGCCACCAGTTGGACCAGCATTGGGCCAAGCAGGTGTGAACATCATGGGCTTTTGTAAAGAGTTTAACGCGCGTACGGCAGATCAAGCAGGACTGATCATTCCAGTTGAGATTTCAGTATTTGAAGATCGTTCATTTACATTCATTACGAAAACTCCACCCGCAGCTGTTCTATTAAAAGTAGCAGCCGGTATTGAATCAGGTTCAGGCGAACCGAACCGCAATAAAGTAGCGACTGTGAAACGCGACAAAGTTCGCGAAATCGCAGAAACTAAAATGCCCGACCTAAACGCTGCTTCTGTAGAAGCTGCAATGTTGATGGTTGAAGGTACTGCTCGCAGTATGGGCATCACAATCGAAGATTAATTCGAGTAGTTGTTTTTGGATGGGTTGCGCAGTTCATCATGAGCCGCGCAGCCTTTAATCGTGGGAGGTTTAAACCGTTAGACCACAACAAGGAGGACGTTTAAAATGGCTAAAACAGGCAAAAAATTGCAAGACGCAGCAAAATTGGTTGATCGTTCTAAACTATACGAAGCGAAAGAAGCTATCGAACTTGCTAAAAAAGCAAGCACTGTAAACTTTGACGCTACAGTAGAAGTGGCTTTCCGTTTAGGAATTGACACGCGTAAGAACGACCAGCAAATCCGTGGGGCAGTAGTACTTCCAAACGGAACTGGTAAAACTCAAAGCGTTTTAGTTTTCGCTAAAGGCGAAAAACTAAAAGAAGCTGAGGCAGCTGGCGCAGATTTCGTAGGCGACGCTGAATATATCCAAAAAATCCAACAAGGATGGTTTGACTTCGACGTGATCGTTGCAACTCCTGACATGATGGGTGAAGTTGGTAAACTTGGACGCGTTTTAGGACCAAAAGGCTTAATGCCAAACCCTAAAACAGGCACAGTTACATTTGATGTAACTAAAGCTGTTCAAGAAATCAAAGCTGGTAAAGTGGAATACCGTGCAGACAAAACAGGTATCATCCATGCGCCAATCGGGAAAGTTTCTTTTGATGACAGCAAACTTGCTGAAAACTTAGAAGCAATCTATGACGTAGTATTAAAAGCGAAGCCATCTTCTGCTAAAGGTACTTACATCAAATCACTAAACGTTACTACTACAATGGGACCTGCTGTTAAAGTAGATCCATCTAAAGTAGTTGCTAAATAAAATATTGACATCGCATTTTTGCTCTGCTATACTAGCGGAGTTGTGAAATACCCATTTGTACCGCAGACAGTAGGGGCGCTAGTCGCTTAATTTAGCCCTGCCGAGGACATGATGAATTCAGTAAACATCTTTTTGATGCTGATTTTATGCCTCTGTGTCTGTAATGGACCAGAGGCTTTTCTTATGGACGGTATAAATGAAAAATCTATAGGAGGTGCCAAAATGAGCAAAGCAGTTGAAACGAAAAAAGTTGTCGTGCAAACAATCGCTGATAAATTCGGGGCTGCAGCGTCAGTTGTAGTTGTTGATTATCGTGGATTGAACGTTGCACAATTAACAGAACTTCGTAAACAGCTTCGTGAAGCAGGCGTTGAGTTTAAAGTTTACAAAAACTCAATGACTCGTCGTGCGACTGAAATGCACGGACTTGAAGCAATCAACGAACACTTTACAGGACCAAACGCAATTGCATTTTCTAACGAAGATGTAGTAGCACCAGCACGTATCATCAACAACTTCGCTAAAGCAAATGAAGCGCTTGAAATTAAAGCGGGCGTTATCGAAGGTGTAGTTGCATCAGCTGAAGACATGAAAGCATTGGCAGAACTTCCGTCACGCGAAGGCTTGCTATCTATGCTACTCAGCGTACTACAAGCTCCAATCCGCAACTTTGCAGCTACAACAAAAGCAGTTGCAGATCAAAAAGAAGAACAAGGCGCTTAATAAGTTAGCCGGCTAAGCACGACAAAAAAATTACCTATCAATAGGAGGAAACTATAATGACACAAGAACAAATCTTAGAATCAATCAAAGAAATGACAGTTCTTCAATTAAACGACCTAGTAAAAGCAATCGAAGAAGAGTTCGGCGTAACTGCTGCTGCTCCTGTTGCTGCAGCTGCTGCTGGCGGTGCTGCTGAAGAAGAACAAACTGAATTCGACGTAGTACTTGCTTCTGCTGGCGATTCAAAAATCAAAGTAATCAAAGCAGTACGCGAA is part of the Planococcus sp. PAMC 21323 genome and encodes:
- the rplA gene encoding 50S ribosomal protein L1 produces the protein MAKTGKKLQDAAKLVDRSKLYEAKEAIELAKKASTVNFDATVEVAFRLGIDTRKNDQQIRGAVVLPNGTGKTQSVLVFAKGEKLKEAEAAGADFVGDAEYIQKIQQGWFDFDVIVATPDMMGEVGKLGRVLGPKGLMPNPKTGTVTFDVTKAVQEIKAGKVEYRADKTGIIHAPIGKVSFDDSKLAENLEAIYDVVLKAKPSSAKGTYIKSLNVTTTMGPAVKVDPSKVVAK
- the rplK gene encoding 50S ribosomal protein L11 produces the protein MAKKVVKVVKLQIPAAKANPAPPVGPALGQAGVNIMGFCKEFNARTADQAGLIIPVEISVFEDRSFTFITKTPPAAVLLKVAAGIESGSGEPNRNKVATVKRDKVREIAETKMPDLNAASVEAAMLMVEGTARSMGITIED
- the nusG gene encoding transcription termination/antitermination protein NusG; this encodes MEKNWYVVHTYSGYENKVKANLEKRVETMGMEDLIFRVIIPEEQETDFKDGKKRTVMRKTFPGYVLVELIMTDESWYVVRNTPGVTGFIGSSGGGAKPTPLLDEEVEFILKQMGMTERKVDIDFAVADTVEVMEGPFANFQGKVEEIDDTKGKVKVSIDIFGRETKMELDFEQVQKV
- the rplJ gene encoding 50S ribosomal protein L10: MSKAVETKKVVVQTIADKFGAAASVVVVDYRGLNVAQLTELRKQLREAGVEFKVYKNSMTRRATEMHGLEAINEHFTGPNAIAFSNEDVVAPARIINNFAKANEALEIKAGVIEGVVASAEDMKALAELPSREGLLSMLLSVLQAPIRNFAATTKAVADQKEEQGA
- the rplL gene encoding 50S ribosomal protein L7/L12, with the translated sequence MTQEQILESIKEMTVLQLNDLVKAIEEEFGVTAAAPVAAAAAGGAAEEEQTEFDVVLASAGDSKIKVIKAVREITGLGLKEAKALVDEAPKAIKEGVSKEDAEEMKSKLEEVGASVEVK